ACTAAATCTATTTTAATATACTAACTACAAGGATAAATATAACACAAATAATTTACCTCGTCCACGAGCCGATAGTGTTGGTTATTTTCACAAGTTATCATGGTGGCAAAATTAGAAAAATTGAATAATTCATATCAAACAAATATATTTGACTATGAAAAATCATTCATGCTGGAGAATGAACTGAGAGCAACATTTGTTTTTGGCAAAAATTTAGAAATGAATAATTTTGAGCTGAACCCATTCTTTAAATTAGCACAATATCACAGACAAGAAATCATTGACGCTCTTTATAAAGTTATAGATAGATAAAATTGGACGCTACATTGTATCTTtattaaaagtatatataaatCTCTATATTGTCAAATTGTGTATGtgagttttatatttatttatttattgcacGATGATTATCTCAAAGTGATTTAATTAACTATATGATCGATTTTAATaactatattaaaaaaacatttcttaGTAGTGCTAtattaaaaatcaatataaatttgAATATAAATCACTATTATAAAAATgttgatttattaatttaatgaCTTAAACATATAGGATGTGGGTTGGAATAAGAAtgagaaaatgaaaaagagaagTTGGGAGCGAAAATTAGAGACTCATATTATTAATGGAATATCTAAAGGATATATATACAAGTACAAGTGGATTCAACCAACCAAATAATAGAAAATTCAAAATTACAAAGATGGTAATTGATTACATCGAACTTGTAACTAGTTACGCACAACCCCTGAATGTTTCTACCAAAgcatgtaatcggttacacccCCGCTGGTAACTGGTTACACCCCCAttataaccggttacaccaacttGAATTAGCTTTTTAACTTAACACACCACTTTAATTCAAGTCTTCCAATTCTTCCATGTTCAATTATTTCTTCAACCTCTCGAATGCTTCGATCAAAACTCCTTTGGTCAGCAAATCAACAACTTTATCATCACTTCTGTAATGCTCCAATTTCAACTTTCCTTCACTAACAAACTCTCTGAATTAGTGAAATCTCATCTCAATATGTTTGCTTCTTCCGCGTGCAATTGGATTTTTCGCCATATTTATAACGAAAAACTTGTCTATCATGACTGTTACAACCTTCCACTCTTGACTACataacttcttcatcaaatgcaTTAATCATATTGCTTGGCACACACAGAACGTCGCTGCAATTTACTCGATCTCATAAGAAGATAGAGCCATATCTAGTTCCTTTTTATAACACAAAGAGATGGGTGTTTCACCGTGAATAAAGATGAATCCCCGTGTGGATTTTTTGTCACATTTATCGTCACACCATTTTGAGTCAGTATAACCGAGTAATTTATAGCTTGCACCTCTTTCGGTTGTGGGAAACATAATCCCGCACCCAATTGGACCTTTGATGTATCTTAGAATTCTCTTGATTGCTGCCAAGTGTGATGCCTTTAGCCTCTCTATGAATCATCCCACATACGACCACTATATGTCAAGTCCGGTCTCGTGTTGCACAAGTAACATAATGATCCAATCAACCTCATATACTGAGTTGGATTAACCTTTTGCTCTATCTTGATTCTTTGACAGTTGCAACCTGGGTTCTGCGGGGGTAATAGCCATATTACAGTGCTCCATTTCAAACTTCTTTAATATCCCAATAACATACCTCATTTCATGCATGAGCAGTCCCTTATTCGACTAGTGAAACTCAATACCAATAAATTATGTCTTGATACCAAGGTCTGTCATCTCAAATTCCTTCATAAACTCATATTTAAACTCAGAAACACATCCATCATCGCTGCCCGTAATCAACAAATCATCCTCGTAGAGACAAAGTATTATCACCCGTTTATTTGCATtattcttcacatacacatattGTTCGGATACACATTTGTTGAAGCCTGATTATTTTAAGAAGCCATTTATCCTCTTGTTCCAATCTCTTGGAGATTACTTCATCCCATACAAATCCTTCCTTAACCTATTGAACTTGGACTCCATTTTTTTCACAACAAAACCAGGGGGTTGTGCCTCATATGCCTCATTTTTTAACAGACCATTCAAAAACGCAAAtctgacatccatttgataggtggatcaatttttgttttttataatttCAACCACTAGATAGTTAGATGGTTTCAATCCTTGCTGTAGGTGTGAATACTTCCTCAAAGGTCTATTCCTTATTTTTGCAAAAAAATCCACTCGTCGCAAATTTGGCCTTGCGTTTAACAACTTCACCATCTGGATTTTCATTGACCTTGTACACCCATTTCAAAGTAAAATGCTTCTTTCCATGAGGTATAAAAACTAGTTCCCAAGTATTGTTCTTCCCAATTGGCTCTAGCTCCTCCTTCATTTTGCAAATCCATTTTGGATCACTTAAAGTCTCATCCAGATTTACGGGTTCCTATTCGGCCACAAGCGTAAAATGAACAAAGTCACCATTGTCAGTAACTTCATTATCTGGGAACAACTCACAAACTTGCAGTCTTGCAGGCATGCCTCCAGGCCTTGTTGATTTTCTCACATTCTCTTCAATTTGGGCTCCACCAACTAATGTTCCTGCACTTCCAAACACTACAGGAACTATTTTTGAGTTGATGTAATCGGTTGCAACGAGCTAGTAACTGGTTATAGGTTGTTGTCAGTCCTTTATTTCATCTAAAATAATGTCCTTACTGATTACGGTTCTCATGTTTGCAACATCATAAATCTTGTAACCACCGGATAAGTGTTACCCAACTTGTATCATCTGATCTCTGTTGTCATCTAGCTTCTTTCTAAGTTGATCTGACACATGCCTTTATGTCACTGAGCCAAACACTCTCAAGTGACTCATGTTCGATTTAAATCCTGATAAAGATTCATCTGGTGTGATATTTTCAAGCTTTTTTTGTTAGACACGTGTTTAATAATTATATGTTCGTGGAGACAACTTCTCTCCATAATTTTTTTAGAAGGTTCATCCCCTTTAACATGCTCCTTACCATGTTCATGATATAACGATTCTTCCTCCCGACAACTCCATTTTATCGAGGCGTATAAGTCAACACTACCCCATGTACAATGCCCTTTTGATCACAAAAATTCCTAAATTCATTTGAGACATATTCACCTCCATCATTTGTTTTGAGAACTTTGATTTTGTGACCAATTTATATTTCAACACTGGACTTGAACTTCTTAAACACCTCAAATACCTCATTTTTTATCTTGATTTGGTTTGTCCATAGTTTCATACTATAATCATCAATGAAAGTGACAAAATGCCTATTGCCTCTAATTGAATCAACTTGCATCAATTCACATACATTGAAATACACCACCTTAAGATGACACTTGGTTCTATGACCCGCATCTTTGCTGAAACTTCCTTTATGTTGCTTGCTTTGCTCACATTCTTCACAATTTTCAGTTGGCATGTTGATCAATGACAACCCCGTAACCATGTTATTCTTTTGCGGAACGTTGAACTCTCTAAAGTTGAGATGCCCAAGCCTATAATTCCATAACCATTCTTCCATACTAGCTACTATAGCAAGGCATCTATGCTCAATCACTTCTAATTCAACCTTGAAGCTTATGTTTTGAGCCATAGGAGTCTTTAGGATCAAACTTCCATTTGATTCCATAACCTTCAACACCTTGTTCTTCATGTGAACCTTGTTATTATTCTCCAGCAATTGACAATGCTTAGATGATTACATTTGATTCTATTAATATACAACACGTCTTTGAACAAGGAATGCTTACCATCCATTCTCTTGTGTGGCAACATCCGCAAACTTCACCTTATTCTTCATGGCACAATTGATTGTCATAAACCAACCCTTCATTCCCGTCATGTAAGTTGAACATCCGGAGTCAAGATACCATTGATCGTTGCACTCTACATCATCCTTTATGGTCACCCATGGCATTTTCATTTTGTAACGCCCCGATCTGCTTTCAGGattatcgactgaccccacaagcCAATACAGATCTTTTCAGCATGATCtttcctcactcacacgctttccgaAAAAACTtcccagaagatcacccattcTATAATTACTCCAAGTCAAACACGCTTAATTGTGAAGTTCTTATGGAACagactaccgaaaagaagatgcatcttgttggaacgggctaccgaaaagaagatgcatcttgttggtatacgtagtacccatcaatccttataagtttTCCTTCAACTATGCAGTCTCATACTTGCACGGCCTCAAGATCCCTCTCATttcgatgtggcgaccactcctTAACATATTCAGCCtcaagtgttacatgcggtgcaaccactcttcgctttcttcggcctcgggtgcaagtgtgcaaccacccctcgctttcttcggcctcgagtgttacatgccgagtggtcgccacatcgaaATGAGCggcgtgtatatatatatatatatatatatatatatatatatatatatatatatatatatagggagcatatcaagtgagagcatttttaaatgagagataagaggaagaaatatcaaccattggattcatcaagagagagaaattaataacctcattaatgtattaacattctctctcttgatgaatccaatagttaatatttcttcctctcatgctctcatttaaaaatgctctatatatatatatatatatatatatatatatatatatatatatatatatatatatatagaggagggatcaaattacacccgaagagttacaccacgagttacactcgttcaataactacatctcgaaataatattttttaaattcaaccgttggattgaaacataatatcatatagatcatacctataaagtttgagcttaatatataatgatttactatatcatcaagatatccaaagattaacgtcaaaatgagctttcatataacgttaattttgatgttattcaatgacatagtaaatcaatatagattaaactcaaactttataggaatgatctatatgatattatgtttcaatccaacggttgaatttaaaaaatattatttcgagatgtagttattgaacgagtgtaactcgtggtgtaactcttcgggtgtaatttgatctctcctcatatatatatatatatatatatatatatatatatatatatatatatatatatatatatatatatatatatatatatatatatatatatatatatatatatatatatatatatatatatatatatatatatatatatatatatatatatatatatatatatatatatatatataaaacacagTCCCGTTTTGGTCTCGATACTTTCAGCGCTCACTCTATCACTGCTGCGAAGTCCAACCATGGAAGCAACCCGATTCTCTCTTTATCACTTCCATCCCCACAACTTCCGACCCAAACCCACCGCCCTTCTCTCAGGTAACTTCACTTTTCCAACTATCTCGCTTCCTATAAAACACCAAAACAGAAACTAAACCATTTCTATCAAACATTACTCGCGCAATTTCCATTAAAACACATTTTCTATCGCAGGTAGAAGACACGCAGAAATTAGAACTAGGGTTTCACTTTTCCCAAGAGGTTCACATTCGCTTAACCGGAGAATTTCCGTTAACTTCTCCGACCGACTCCGAAGCGATTATATCCGTTCCGAGACGCCGCTTTTGAGTGAAGAACGTGTTCCGGAGACACGTGGCGACGAGGATGAAGCAATTGTTGGTTCTTCTGGCGGTGTTAAGTCGTTAACGTTGGAGGTGAAACCTAGGGCGTTTAAAAATAGGTTTCTGAATTTTGTGCGGTTTGGTTCTGTTATTAATGGTGCTGCTGAGACGTTTTTCAAGAGCGAGATTCGGAGGAGGCTGTTTGTTACTGCTGTGTTGATTGTGATTAGTCGTGTTGGTTATTTTATTCCTCTTCCTGGATTTGATAGGAGGTTGATACCAAAGGATTACATGAGCTTTGTTGCTGGTTCGTCGGTTGGTAAGTTGCGTACATtggttttgtttctttttttgagTTCTCATTGTAAATCGAATGATATGCGAAGCTCGAAAAGGCAACTatccaattaaaaaaaatcagtAGAAGAAATGTTTGCTAGCGCCTAGTGGCTCTGGAAATTAGGTGTAAGGTCATGGTAGTTTGTGATAGTTTGTGAATGTGAAGTGAACTAGAAAAATTGAACCATGAGAATTGCAAGCAATATGCACTATTTCTAACACCCCTTTTCATTGAGCCCATCACTAAGTATACACATAGATACATAGACCAGACATACACACCATTGACACTAGTACTAACTTGAAAGAATTGAAAGTGATTGAATGTAACTACATGCATCATTGGTGTCGGACACTAGACCCTCATTTGATATGAAGTATGGATACTACATAGCCCTTCACTTCAAGAATGAGTCCCATTATAAGGGGAATGAAATCCACATAAATTAGCAAGACCTATGTGAATGTCTGGAAATAATAGAAATTGTTGGAAAGAGTAGTTTGATAGCGCTTCTCTTTGAACTGGTGGTGTTCAACAATTGTTAAGTCCTTTTTTTATTCATGGTATTTTTCCTGAGTTTATAGACATACATGTGAACAGTCATTCATGTAGCTTCTGGCAGATGAACTTGGTGACTTCTCCTCTGAGCTCAAGCTATCTCTTTTCCAGCTTGGAATCAGTCCTCAAATAATAGCGTCCATTATTATGCAGGTAAACCCTTTCGTTCATTGAGTTTGTTTGACAGACAATTGCCGCAAacattattttcttttcctgcCTGTCACTTTGAAGGCCAAAGGATGTTTAGTTTCCTTTAGTTATGTATGATTTTCAATTCTTTGATATATTTATTAAGCATCAATATAAAATAGGTTACTATTATATGAAGACCAGTGGTGTTCATCTTTCTTGTATATGCttgttttctttcaaagtttTGGCCTTTTATGAACTTTATGCAGGATATTCATGTGCAGGTTTTCTGTCATGTTGTTCCTTCTCTAGTAAAGTTGCGGAAAGAAGGTTTGGATGGGAATGAGAAGATTAAGAGTTATATGTGGGTCTCTTTATCCCTTTCAGACCGTGAGCTTATATCTGGCTGCACATTGTTTTTGTAATTACAAGATTCATGATGTAAAGAATCTCAATTAATGAGCTGTTCATATGTTCTTGTAGTTGGTGGCTGTCGCTGGGCTTTGCAATTATCGAAGCTCTAATAGTTTCTTGCTACTCACTTCCATACTCAATTTACGCTGCTAGTTATAGGTATTCTTCAAATACTATTATTCAAACAACATTTAAATAATCCAACTACAGACACAGAATTTAACTATCGATATAAAAAATTGATAACATGAGTAAGCCACAAAGGTTAAAAAGATGGTTTTCTATATACCGTATTCCCAGCAAATGTATTTAGGCAGTCTTATTAATTGTCTGGCATAGCAGGGACTTTGGTCTTTGTTAACATTATAAATTGCTATCCCGAATTTCATTTCCTTGGTTTATGTTTTTATCTTGCTAAATATTTGTTGCTTTTGCAGGTTTAAACATGTAATGCTGACatctttttttttggtttgtggtGCAATGACTATTACATGGATATGTGATACCATATCAGAATCTGGATTTGGTATTTTTCTTTCCACAAACTTTGATTTTATCATATTCAATTGGAGTTAAATTTTAAAAGATGATAACAAGAGTATATGATGAGAAAACTTAAAGATAAACATGAACTTTGTCTGTCTAAAAATGAACATATATAACATGTAGACGTTCCTCACTAACACGGAGTCATATGCAACCTTAAACCATAAATGATAAACAAATGGCGTTTTACCGATTTGCTTTtgtgatttttcctttgttagtCTGCAATTTCCATGAAAGGTTGTATCAATTATTTTCAAAATGCTGTCTCTCTGTCATGCTGCAAAAGGATAGAAAGACATTGATTATTCTCTATTCTTAAATCGGTTGTCATTTCAATTGAAAGACACCAGTGACAGGTTTTGGATGTTCGATTTTATCATTATAAATTCATTCTTATGTGACTGATATTGCCTTCTTCAGGTCAAGGTTCATCTCTTATCATATGTGTTGGAATACTGATTGGGTATATGGAGACGTTACATAAAATGCTTACTCAGCTTTCAGGTACATGACTGGATGCAAACAAAGGCTTTGGAAATTTTATCTGATCTCCCTTTCCGTTATCTGTAGCTTAAATTTCAACTTACGGAAGTAATGTGTCTGCTATTTTGAAGATTGTGTTTCCAGGATCCATTAAAATTGGCCTTTTTATTGTTTTCTTCCTAGATGCATGatcaattattaatttttcttGGAAGATGATAGAATCTATCTCATTTCCCactaaaaatgaaaaatgaatccaaaggattagggaataaataatTTTGAGAAACATAAGCTTTCCTGACTGTTTTGACCAGCTTACTATTGCGAGTTTTACATTTTTAACTTGCTTACAGCTCCAATTTAGCTTGGTCTGTAGAAGCATCCATACTTGTGTTTTTGTCACACGTTACAAAATATAACGGAATGGCCTGTTCAGTTCTGTTCTCTTTGGTTCCATCCTTTTCATTGGAACTAAAATGTACCACTTTGAGACCTTTTGTTAAGATTTGTTCTATTTTCAATATACACCAAACATAGAATAGAATGTCCACCAAATACTACCTTAGAATAGTGTTACAACTTACAAGGATGTTATACAACTATCATCAGGTCAAAATAACTAAAgttatacaattatatttatatcaTCAATTCATTCGACTGTATTGATTCATTTTTCTTGATATTTCAGTGAGTGCTGTTAGTTGGTGGCCATATGTGCTTGCAGTATTGGGTCTCTTCACCATAGTCACTATGTGGGCAGTTGTAGTTACTGAAGGTTGCAGGAAAGTAAAGCTTCAGTACTATGGTTTTAAACTTGCTTCTGCTGCAAGGTAAATGTCATTGAAGTTGTCCAGACAATTGAACCTTGTTATCCGCATTGAAAGTGGAGATGTTACTGGAGTTATGATGTTCAGTTGCCCATACATTTTTTTACTTATGTCTTCTGACAAGTTGATTCATGTGGAAAGTTGATTATACTTCAGAAAATTGTAGATTCTGTTTTCATGTGTATGTGTGCCTTCTTTGGCTTTAATATTAACTTATCTTCTACTTGGCCCATATATTCAATAGAATTCACTGTCCTTATTTATTATGACAGACAATTTATATCTCTTTCTGATGGAATTAAATTTTAATCTTGAGTGTACTGAGCCCGATAATAGAGACTTGCCTCACAATTTGAAACAGGGAGCAATCACCTATAACTGAAGTGGAGCCCTatattcctttcaatattaatcCAGCAGGGATGCAACCTGTTCTTACCACCTCCTACCTCTTGGCCTTTCCAAGCATTGTCGCTAGGTTTGTACGTTCCGTTTTGCATTTCAATTTCCACTCTCTCTGCTTACTAGGAAACATGTTTTTCTGTTGCTAGTCTGGTGttgttaaaaaatgaagttcCCTTTACTGCTTTAATGTGAAgtgcaatttctaaaattgctATTGATTGTCAGTTTGCTTCAGTCACCTTTTTGGGAGCGTGTGAAGGAAATGTTGAATCCCGACTCTTCTATTGGCGCTGAACCATGGGTCTACTATTCTATATATGCCTTCTTTGTCTTCCTTTTCAATATATTTGATATTGTAAGTTTCTTTTGCCAACCATTTTATGACTGAACATTGTACTTGATATAAAGAGTTTATAGTCTGCTTTATTTAGTTTCATATTGATATAAGTTATTGATTTTCACAATAGTTTATGAAAAAGATAGTAGATGAATAAAACTTGAGGCTGCTGTAACACTTCGTCTGAAAAAGGCTCCAGTCTGAAATGTAAACAGTGAAGCAGATACTAATACGAGTTTTAACAAAGTTTGCATGACATCCCAAAATGTTCCTGATGTAGCAcattattttatttctaattctagtTACAAAGATACTTGATTTTTAATCATGCAAAACTTGAACTAAAATTTGCAGAGTATAATTTAACTGGTAAATAAACCTGAACTAAACCATTGTATGTAGCCAAGCCGTTTGTTTCTCTGGTACTATTGTAGGTTGAATTAGATTTCAACTGAGAACTCACCAAAAAAAAGAAATTCAATTTAGGATTATGGTAAAAGATGCCAAATTTGTTACTCATTGCAATGATCTGAATTTTGAGCTGCTTATTCTGGTTGTTAATTTTCAGCATAATTAAAAATACACGTTTTATAATTGTAATTATCTTGAATTTATAGTTTGATGCAGCTCCAAGTCATTTCCGTACTTTGTTAAAATATCAGTAGTTCATATCTACTTATATTTATATCGTAAAAGGCTTTTTATTTGTGGATTTTGCACAGGCTAACTTGCCAAAGGAAATTGCCGATTACTTGAATAAGATGGGTGCAAGGATACCTAATGTTAAGCCTGGGAAGGCTACGATAGAATACCTCACAAAGGTTCAGGCTTCCACTCGATTCTGGGGTCTGTATGGCTGATGGCTTAAGTTTTAGTTTCCTTCTGAAATTTAGTGAATATAATATTTTCCTGTTATGTGATTTTCATCCGCTACCTAATGAAAATTTTGCAGGGGGCCTACTGTTAAGTATTTTGGCCACTACTTCAAGTGTTCTCGATCATTATTTACGGCGTAAAAATGCTGGATTTGCTATTGGTTTTACATCAATTCTAATTATTGTAAGTGCAATTCGGGTTTCTGTTATATAACTCTACTTTGCATGCAAACTTATTGGTCATACAAAGTCAGGCAAGAAATTAACACCAGCTTCATTTATCTGGCTGCATTGCTTTCGAAGTAATTTCGTTGGTCGCGTAGTGTTGACCTGTTGTGTTGAGTAATTTCTCATGCAACTCACTAGTACCCTCTGGTAGTGCTGTAGTTTTAGTTATTCTCTACTGTTTTTATCACCCAAAGTACTTGTTTCTTGGTTATTAAGAGGATTTTTTAAACTCTTTCCCATCTACAGAAAATAATGGGTTTCGTACGAATAGTATATACAGTATTATACTCTTTCACCATACACTCTCAAGTGCTTTGTTTAATACAATTTCACTGAGTACCCCTTGGTTTTATTGGTCCAGGTTGGTTCCATTATTGAACTTAGAAGATCGTATCAAGCATATAACGTGATGCCAGGATTAAGCAATGCTTTGAAACGTTATGGTGTATAAACTTCTGAAAAGCCATGATGTCATTCATGCTTTCGTTGGCATCAGTAAGTAGTAACAAATATCCGTCTGCAGATTTTCCAGTGTGATTGATCACGGCTGCCTAATATTTCCAAGAAACTAGTTTTATTTGGAGAATTAAGTCTGGCTTGTGTCTTGGAGGATTGAGGTCCGCCAGCATTGCTAGTAATGTATGAGGTGTTAAATGCCTACCTGTCAGTGCCGGAAAGTTATTTGATGATTTTTGGGAAGTATTTAGTTAGGTTATAGTTGTAGCTGCAGCTAATATTTGTACATGAAATTTTGTTATAGATGTGTAATGTAAAAACAAGATACTATAGGAGGTTAAACACCTTAGAGTGCCCTGGTGGTAGGCATTAGTTGTATTGCAAGTTGCAACTAGAGAAAGAACTTGCCATTTGCTTTTTAAGTTGTGTGTTATCTGCCTGTATAGTGATTGATAATTGAACTTTATTtgaatgtattatgtatgaaaatCATATAAATACAGCTCGTAGCTCAAACTAAACAAGATGTCATGATTCAAAATTCATTTGCTCAGTCCCTTTAACTTATCAACATTTGCATTTTGACTATGCAATGGATTTTTCGTACATGCAAAAGATGTCCAGCTTTCATCTCTGCGAATAATTTAAGAATTTGAGTATGAAAACAACACATTGGTTTTGTAAATGCTGAAGAGGTGATTGCATATCGTATTTAATTAACTAGAGCAAATATGAGCATTGTCTATATCTTGTTGGTAAAGAGAATTCATCTCTTGTTCACTCTTAAACGGCATTGATTGATATGGGGGCGTTTGTTTTATGGTTCTTAATTTTTTTGTCAACGAATGTggccataattttttttttctttcatttttatgtttgttttaaattttatacATGGTTATTGCACTTCCCATTTTCATGTAATAGGAATATTTCATGCAATAGGAATAGAATCTTAtattttcttatgtttttttaGAATCTTAtattttcttatgtttttttaGAATCTTAtattttctcacttttttttatagaaatgagATGCAATAACTTCTCACtcctaattatttaaattaaatatattttataaatattttttaaaaaataaattattcatcAATCACAAAGATAAGAATTTCTTGATAATATTATTCTCAAGAGTAAAGTTTTGAAGATTCACACTTGAAATAAACACACACAGCAATTTGTATACTTCTTTTTTCCATGTCATTGTTTTGAGTTAAATAATAGGTTAACACAAACTCAAAAAGGGCGATTCACTTCCCAACCCTGCCTTGCTAGATAGGACATACCTTTTTGAAATTTCGAAAATACTTCGGGATTAATTTAGAGATATATTTTTAAACGTATCAAATATCATTTGTGACAAAAtttagttcggagatgcatctacaaATTCACCCGTAAGATAAACTCGGAGATGCATAACCGAAATCACTTTTTGCCTTAAAAAAATAGGatcgaagatgcatcttcgatTTTTCCCCTGTGTGAAATTTGGACAAAATCAGTTTTTTAAGATTGTGGCGTTTTCATTTGAAATTAATTTCTATCCGATTAAAAT
The Vicia villosa cultivar HV-30 ecotype Madison, WI linkage group LG6, Vvil1.0, whole genome shotgun sequence genome window above contains:
- the LOC131610162 gene encoding preprotein translocase subunit SCY2, chloroplastic — protein: MEATRFSLYHFHPHNFRPKPTALLSGRRHAEIRTRVSLFPRGSHSLNRRISVNFSDRLRSDYIRSETPLLSEERVPETRGDEDEAIVGSSGGVKSLTLEVKPRAFKNRFLNFVRFGSVINGAAETFFKSEIRRRLFVTAVLIVISRVGYFIPLPGFDRRLIPKDYMSFVAGSSVDELGDFSSELKLSLFQLGISPQIIASIIMQVFCHVVPSLVKLRKEGLDGNEKIKSYIWWLSLGFAIIEALIVSCYSLPYSIYAASYRFKHVMLTSFFLVCGAMTITWICDTISESGFGQGSSLIICVGILIGYMETLHKMLTQLSVSAVSWWPYVLAVLGLFTIVTMWAVVVTEGCRKVKLQYYGFKLASAAREQSPITEVEPYIPFNINPAGMQPVLTTSYLLAFPSIVASLLQSPFWERVKEMLNPDSSIGAEPWVYYSIYAFFVFLFNIFDIANLPKEIADYLNKMGARIPNVKPGKATIEYLTKVQASTRFWGGLLLSILATTSSVLDHYLRRKNAGFAIGFTSILIIVGSIIELRRSYQAYNVMPGLSNALKRYGV